The sequence ggcattgattcaacaaggtgctgaaagcattctttagaaatgttggcccatattgataggatagcatcttgcagttgatggagatttgtgggatgcacatccagggcacgaagcaaccacatcccaaagatgctctattgggttgagatctggtgactgtgggggccattttagtacagtgaactcattgtcatgttcaagaaaccaatttgaaatgattcaagctttgtgacatggtgcattatcctgctggaagtagccatcagaggatgggtacatggtggccataaagggatggacatggtcagaaacaatgctcaggtaggacgtggcatttaaacaatgcccaattggcactaaggggcctaaagtgtgccaagaaaacaacccccacaccattacaccaccaccaccagcctgcacagtggtaacaaggcatgatggatccatgttctcattctgtttacgccaaattctgactctaccatctgaatgtctcaacagaaatcgaggctcatcagaccaggcaacatttttccagtcttcaactgtccaattttggtgagctcttgcaaattgtagcctctttttcctatttgtagtggagacgagtggtacccggtggggtcttctgctgttgtagcccatccgcctcaaggttgtgcgtgttgtggcttcacaaatgctttgctgcatacctcggttgtaacgagtggttatttcaggcaaagttgctcttctatcagcttgaatcagtcggcccattctcctctgacctctagcatcaacaaggcattttcagcccacaggactgccgcgatactggatgtttttccttttcacaccattctttgtaaaccctagaaatggttgtgcgtgaaaatcacagtaactgagcagattgtgaaatactcagaccggcccgtctggcaccaacaaccatgccacgctcaaaattgcttaaatcacctttctttcccattctgacattcagtttggagttcaggagattgtcttgaccaggaccacacccctaaatgcattgaagcatctgccatgtgattggttgattagataattgcattaatgagaaattgaacaggcgttcctaataatcctttaggtgagtgtatatataacaaCATAGCCTACGCATTTTGATGGAAAGTGACTCAAAAACTTCCTAAAAAACTAACAATTTATCCTGACAAATATCCCGATGCCTATTGCAGCAGTTATTGACAatgatcgacaatatcgggaaatTACAAAACTGTAGAGCTAGGAAGTCACCAAACATATGAAATGGTAGCCCAATACTGTTTTTGCACTTTCGTttttagataataataataataataatacaaatattaaaataaaaaaaaaacgttttttatttCGGATATAAGAGGCCGGTTTTCTCCATTTAACTGCTTGCACATTCTCTGAATTGCATGAAACATATTCCAGTAATAACCTACTCTCTAGACTCTGACATGGCTTGTAAAAAATATGCTATGGCTTAGCAAATAGATAAAacagcacatatatatataattttcattaaGAAAATGCAGCCTGTTTGGAAAAGacattattattaaatgtcattaaagagaaaatgagtgacgaaacccaggagatcagcagttacagaaatactcaaaccagccggtCTGGCACCAGctatcatccatgtgattatttaatcagccaatcctgtggcagcagtacaatgcagaTGTTAACTTCAATTaatcttcacatcaaccatcagaatggagaacatttttgatctccgtgatttggaccgtggcatgattgttggtaccagacggactggtttgagtatttctgtaactgctgatctcctgggattttcacactcaacagtctcttGAGTGAAACTCAACAGTTTTctccgaatggtgccagaaacaaaaaacatccagcgaacGGCAGTTatgtggacgaaaatgccttgttgatgaaggaggtcaacagagaatggacagactggtttgaactgacaaagtctatggtaattcatacaacagctctgtacaattgtggtgagaagaatatcatctcagaatgttattctgagagtCTGGtaggtgctgttttggtggcacgaggaggaCATATGCCAtgttaggctggtggttttaatgttgtggctgattggtgtataataACGCTCTGAAAATCACCCACAATCCCCTCTGTGGTTGCATGTTTTGcaaaggcaagcaccactcacattttctttggaAAATACAAACGTTTATTTGTTCCACTATTATAAGCTATAAATAATGAAAgcatctctctcactctttccctTGGAACCTTTGCATAGGAAAATTCCTGATAGTCCATTAATGTACTGTCATTCTTGACACATCATTCATGGTCTTTTTGCTGAATCTAAATCCATTGTTCCACAGTAGGGAAACATTTTGCcaacatatttttaatattttgacaTCTTTGAACTGCAGATAAAATATTTCCAtctcatattttcatatttggctctttGGGCCATCATGTGGTATAATTTTACTAAAAAACATGCCTGAATTTGATAGGTTATATGAAAACATTGagtaaatagtttttattatttatcatgCTGTATGAATGCAACCTAACCCATTTTAACAGTGAGTCTGAACAGtcaatattctgtcattattatgttattattctgTCTTTTGTTTCCTTCAGGTGCCCACATTCTGCTGCTGAGGAGAGAGCACCATGATGAGGAGACAGTAGGCACCCACCATAGTATGGCCGCGTCCCGCTCTTCGCGCGTCACAAGATCATCAGTGGGGATAAATGGATTGGATGAGAACTTTTGTGGTCGAACCCTCAGGAACCGCAGCATCGCCCAGCCAGAAGAAAGCTCTCCACCTCCTGCGTCCAGAGCCCGCTCACCCAAGAAGAAGCAGGACTGTCAGCAGCACCAGCAGGCTGGAGCACAGGTTGGAAAGGTAGCCGAGAGCAAGGCGGAGGGTGAGCTCTTGCCCGCCTATGGAAAACGAGGCTTACCCAGCTCCGAGCAAGACGAGTCAGAGAAATCGGACAACTGCGAGCGACCAAGGGTTGGGGGTGGGCCAGAAGCCTCCCCCGCCCTGAAGAGGGCCAAACGCTGCTCTCGCTCAGGTGAATTGCAGGGGGTAGAGGAAGAACCTCCTCTCAAACCAGACAGCCCTGATCCTGCTGCACCGAAAAAAAATGACGAGGACCTCAAATCAAACCCGCCCTCAATCCCTCCGCTCAGCATCGACAAAGAGGCAGAGCAGAAAGAGGATGGCTTGGCAGAGAAGAACGTTTCTCCCCTGCAGGTCAGAGAAAATGTCAAGGCCACCAATGGCCTTTCAGATCTTGATAAGGAGGACTCTGAAGTTGCAGCATTACCTGCAGAGCCCTGTGCCTCCCCTGCCATGGTTAACAACAGTTCCTCACTTTTAAATGGCAGTCAGGCAGTGCCCTCATCCCCAGACCCTATTGTGCCTTGTAGATCCCCTCATCCTAAGCAAGCCAATGAGTCCGACAGCCCACAGATTGACTGTGAGAGGAATTGCACTGCAGAGGAAGCCGCAGAGGCTGTGCTGTCCCGGGAACCAGAGATGGAGGTGGAAGTGGAGGTGGATGTCGTGGGGGACTCCGGCCAGGCCCAGGATGAACTGGCAAGGGACGAGAGCACCAACGGCAGCTTTGTAACCGAGCTGCAGGACCCTTCTGATGACTGCTCGAATATCTCAGGAGAAACCGTGGCACTGGCTTCCTCCCAGCTGCCCGCGGAGCCCCCCTCCTTCACAGAGCCCCAAGAACACAGATACACCCTGAGGACTTCACCGCGTCGCGCTGCCTGTGGTAGTGGGCCCAAAGCCAGCTCCCCCATACCCAGTTCCCCACACATAGACAATAGTTCATTGAAGGAGGAGGCCACACTTGTTCATGTCTCTTCAGAGGACGCCAGCCATAAAGACCCTATCCATGAATCACTGGGGCTTTCTAGTGAGGCAGACAGTGAATTCTCAGATAAAGCAGGGGTCAGTGAAGAGGTAGAGGTTTCACATAGTAGATCGTCCAGGTCCACCAAAGAGCTTTTGGCCACTCAGgctgaggaggatgaggaggaagaggaggatccAGATGTCTACTATTTTGAGTCTGATCACTTGGCTCTTAAACACAACAAAGAGTATGTTCAGGCATATGATATCCTGTCTAAAGTCACCGTTCTTGTCGTAATGTAGCTctacagtctggttccagaagtaaaaagcCCATTAGATTTCTCtatatacaaattttattttaacgctaactttttttaataaaaatgtaaatacagacTTACTGTGAGCTCCTAGCTTGTTAACCAATTGTATACTCTTAGTATAATTAAGTTCCTGGTtaagaactacaatacccatgtTGCTgaaatatatcttaatattttataatacatttcaaatatctGTGCttctaatcaacaactttaaatcaatagttttaaatttttccatcttttcatttcatttacatAATTCTCGATGCTTAATGGGATTCATCATTGAGACGATAAGTACACAGCcattttgtctgattttcttaatcaaagtttttaatgttTCGATTTACGTTGGCATTGGTCTGTTTGTTTATCATGGTTTTAATTTCCTTACTTTTTTGTAACACGTccttgttcctttttgtattagCAATGTTTGCTAAGACAAGCATCACTGTTTAATGTTCACGTTTTGGGTTGGGCATTTGAACAAACCTTGTACCTTTAAGTATTAAACTCCAGCATGCCACGcatcctgcaccatttgtgctacagacataaatgatacctcaaatcatgtggcttgttgaggacaggtgtgctattacttttacaAGTGATCAGACAATGGCACTCACAACACCCTTGCAAAATCTGAGTTTTGTATAGACAAAtcctttttatttacttatttatttccagaatatttttttttaagtatttctccccaatttgtaatgcccaattcccaatgcactctaagtcctcgtggtggagtagtgacttCCCGCATCTGAGATTTTCAATccactcatcttatcacgtggtttgttgagcacgttaacactgagacgtagcgcatgtggaggcccacgctattctccgcggcaccacgcacaactcgccacacactccactgagagtgagaaccacacattatagtgaccacgaggaggttactccatgtgactctaccctccctagaaactaggccaatttggttgcttaggagaccttgctggaatTTCCAGAATATTTATAGATGAGACAAAAAATTAGGCAATTGAGTTCTGTAGCTTTATAAATCAGATTATAACAAATAATATAGTTTTGTTTTAGCAGAAGTAACATATGCAGCACTTTTAATTTATGTATGTTGTCAAAACCCAGCTGTTCGAGTGTTGTTTTGCCTGTGCAGCTCTTGTTTTTAGTCTCTCTTTGTCTTGTGTGTTTGTACTTTAAAATTCTAAGACAGCTGAAACTTTGGCTCAGATAAACATCTCAATGTTTTCCTGCTTAACTCTGCATACATGTTTACTCTTAGTGTCTGTAGCATAACAGTCAACCAGGGTAGCATAAAATGAGTAACAGCTGCTGTAATCTGCAGGACGGTGGTAGGTAATAAGCGAAGGAAAGCCTGCTGCTGGTGGACAGGCTGTCCTGGGTTGGGCTCATTCAGTGTGTGCCCATCTCACAGTGTGAGCTCTTGGCTGATTCCCCCTCCTGCCCAGCAGGGATCATGAGCAGCCAACTGGATTGGCTTGTGGGTCAATAGAAAATAATGCAGTTACTTCAGTTTATGAGGATTGACtgaattatttatattatgtgaCATTAAATTGTTCTAGTTTCTTTTCTAGGGCAGTTTTTCCACTTTGAAGTTTAATTGCATGCATCCCAAGAATATGAAAACGTGAATGGTGCCTGCCCATGAAAACCTTGCAACCGCAATGCTTGGGTGTTGTGGGTGTTTGCCAAGGCTTGgctattcggttgctagggttctTTTCCatagtgttctgaatggttgctaggtggttgcttactggctaaagtgaaaagagcccacccctaAGTATTTGTGATTATTGGCTCCCTAGATATGGCTGTGGTCTCTCTTATAATTTAGGTGTAAGGGATTTGATTGCCTGTTTCATCGGCCACTGGGCAGTAACTGTAAGTCTTATTATTtctaaaagtaatagcacacctttccTCAACAAGCCGCATGAATAGAGGTGTCATTCATGTTCGTATCACAAACAGTACAGGTTGAGTTAAGCACTTAGACTTTGGTACCTATGAGCATCAAGCCAAGTTTTTTATTATGAGAAGATATTATGAAGTCTCAGTGTGTAGTATTTGATTAGTATGGGGGTTTTTGTCTGTTATTAGTGATCTTGTCTGCATTTCAGATGGTTGGCCCATAGGTGGCAGTGCATTGCCACCCAAATGTCAGTTTTGGGCTAATTGCCACTGTTGGCTGCTTTTCCCAACCTGCAATGCTACATGCCTATCTTCATTTTGCATCTTCACAGAGAGGCTGCTAACAGCTGCTCTGCAGTCTTTAGTTATTAGACGCCAAGGAACTTGAAGGAAAAGCTAGTCAGTTGCCCTCGAGTAAGGCTCATCAAATGGAGCAAGTACTCTAAAATAATTCTTGTTGAGACTATACGCTTTCTGTCATCAATTGATTTTCATTCATGTCATGTTAGGCTAGATTAATTCTACAAGGTTTGTTGATCTTGTGAATAAGATTAGTTCCAAACAGTAGGTAGAATCTCCTGCTTAGAAGAGGATCTTTGTtgagtctctttttttttttcttcttctccctGCTCTTTTTTTGCATTGCTGTTTGTGGATCTTGTTTTCCTGAGGGCGTCAAGGAAAAGGTCAAAGCTCTGTATCGCTCAGGCATTGTCATATCTTCATAACAAACAAGATGAGTCTACGAGCCTCTGATCCTGTTTTTGTTCCCAGACGTAATGAGTTTTGATAATGCACAAAGACTGTCCAGCTATCTCTCAGTGCAAGCAAAAGTTTAACAGTAGAAGACTGTTGAGACatctttgttaaagggatagttcacccaaaaaagagatttctgttgtcatttactccccttcatgttgtttcaaacctgtatcactttggaacacaaaaagaaaagtcaccatttactttcattgtatcacaacaagatgcaatgaaagttaatagtgactgaggcttatATTCTACCGgtcttttaaaaatatcaaaaagtaaattttttttaatggaaaagtgagtggtgcttgccttttTAAAACTCACCACCACGACCAAGTGGTTTCTATTATTTGGCTATGCTGTTGATGGGCTGGGGGTATAGCACTTtgttttgtggttgctagggtgtttttgggtggttgttagggcattacTAGGTTTTTGCTTATGCCCGGATGCAAAAAAGCCTGTTCCCAAGGCTCTGATACTTTGGTCCACAGATATGACCGTGGTCACCAATCAGTGTAAGTATATAggttttttgcccattttatcatTTGTAAGTCTGATCACTTGGTTATAGCACATACTACAGTTCCCACCCTCTTTCAGACAGGAAATATTTATATGGGAACCGTTTATAGGGACTTTATTTAGCAAAGCTTGTGGTTGTGCTGTACTGAGATTGAATACTTAATGGTCCAGCTGCTGAAAATTTGTTGGCTAGATGCATAGCAAGTGTCAGGTGTTAATAATATACAAAGCATCACTGCACTTCCTCCTCTCTCCTGCATGGTAGTTATCGGAGGTTGCTCCAGACCATCAGTGTACTGGAGGCCCAGCGTACCCAAGCCATCATGGACCTGGAGACGTTGGCACGGCGTCAGAAAGAGGCCCTGACCGACCCCATCACATTTGTGGACCAGCTACAGAAACAGGTAAAGCATGTAATGTAATTATTGGAAAATCTGAGGGTGATAACAAGCTTCTGGTGTGGTATTCAGCCTTAGCAAAAGTGTCAAGAGAGTTTCCGTAAACTACTCTGTgtttcaattacatttacatccAGCGATTTACATGTGAGGATTTACAACAATGGAAGCGATTCATGTTAAGGAGAGCGCAAATCCCTGAAGATG comes from Xyrauchen texanus isolate HMW12.3.18 chromosome 9, RBS_HiC_50CHRs, whole genome shotgun sequence and encodes:
- the zzz3 gene encoding ZZ-type zinc finger-containing protein 3, with the translated sequence MAASRSSRVTRSSVGINGLDENFCGRTLRNRSIAQPEESSPPPASRARSPKKKQDCQQHQQAGAQVGKVAESKAEGELLPAYGKRGLPSSEQDESEKSDNCERPRVGGGPEASPALKRAKRCSRSGELQGVEEEPPLKPDSPDPAAPKKNDEDLKSNPPSIPPLSIDKEAEQKEDGLAEKNVSPLQVRENVKATNGLSDLDKEDSEVAALPAEPCASPAMVNNSSSLLNGSQAVPSSPDPIVPCRSPHPKQANESDSPQIDCERNCTAEEAAEAVLSREPEMEVEVEVDVVGDSGQAQDELARDESTNGSFVTELQDPSDDCSNISGETVALASSQLPAEPPSFTEPQEHRYTLRTSPRRAACGSGPKASSPIPSSPHIDNSSLKEEATLVHVSSEDASHKDPIHESLGLSSEADSEFSDKAGVSEEVEVSHSRSSRSTKELLATQAEEDEEEEEDPDVYYFESDHLALKHNKDYRRLLQTISVLEAQRTQAIMDLETLARRQKEALTDPITFVDQLQKQVEMGLPRPQRVVKLPDIAWDQYTSGRGDFEREICDKKRKTRQLKLIFDKVGLPARPKSPVDSKKEGDSSSVYSSTLPSSDSPEQSMTSSTTQMIRGRLCNQSKPDSFNQLWTVEEQKKLEQLLLKFPPEEVETKRWQKIADELGNRTAKQVASRVQKYFIKLTKAGIPVPGRTPNVCMYSKKASSKRQHHLNKHLYRPSTFLTSYEPHVYMDEEDERSHFFNSLQDYCADDSDEDGVPEELRYLPEYKELLELKKLKKQKLQEIQAESALTQHIGYKCDMCGMEPIQGIRWHCQDCPQDNAVDFCSTCSDCLFKTETHKPTHRLEPVYQAETFLDKDYCLQQSTGYNYLDPNYFPANR